A region of the Flavobacteriales bacterium genome:
CCATGTACATTTTACTTATTACGAGCTAGTATTGTCTGATTGTACAAAATCTGTATAGAAGCTGTGTAAATTATATGAATTATTGGCCGGTCGTTTTGACGGCTCAAAATGGGAACATAAGATAATTTCTTTTTATAATTTTGTACCCGGTACGGGAGAATTAAACCATGCAACTTCCTAACAGGTCACGGATAAGATAATCAAGGCCTTACGTTGTCAAATAAAAGAATTTACAGAATCATTGAATTCTATATAGAGCATAAGCCATACAAATTCCAGTTATGATAATTTAACAGGGTAGGGTTGAACCGCTTCATCCCGGCCCTCAGTGTTTAATTGTTAATGACCCGAAAAAGGTTACCGGCAAGGTTACTGGCTTAAAAATCACTCATCGAAACTGGTCTGTATTAACAGGTACTGACAGGTATTTGGCCCATTTCTGGACCCCTGAAAAACACCTGTTTTGACCCAAATTCACCATTTTTGAGACAGAAAGAGGAATTCCCAGGTTTGGACCCGGAAATTCCCAAGCAAGCGGTCGTCAGTTCGAATCTGATAACCCGCTCCATTTTCATTCTCAGACAAATACACGGGGAATCTCTGCCTTGCTCTCGTCGCAGAGTTCCCTTAAATTCGTAGGAGCTCCTCGAGCGGCGTTGATCTTCCCCGTGTATTTGTCTGAGAATGAAAATGGTACCTTGGGTTTGTGTGAGCGGGTTATCAGGTTCGAACGCCCCTGGGTGTGTGTCAGTTTGACTCGGAGCGCATGATGCGCGGAGAGCTTTTGCTTTGATGTGGCTTAGCCGTTATCATGGCGTTGCTTATGAAAAGCAAAACCCGAAGGGTGGCGGAGCAGGAAGCGGAGCCACTTATCTGATAACCCGCTCCAAATCTTCCCTGATACATTTTCAACAGTAATCTCTTCCTTGTTCTCGTCGGAGTACACTTGTACACCTCCTCGAACGGCGTCGATCTTAAAGTTGAAAATGTACCAGGGAAGATTTGTGCCTTTTAGTTTGTGTGAGCGGGTTATCAGGTTCGAACGCCCCTGGGTGAGTGTCAGTTTGATAATTCACACATGATGTGTGAATTGCCGCAGCGCGAGGATCATGATGTTATCTATGCTGAGTGGGGTAGGATTCGAGCCCACCATAGAACGATTTCATGGGTGTGTGGATGCTGATTTTGGCCAGTCCACTTCTGTATTCAAAAAGGAGGAAGTGAGTTTTCCTTTTTTGCCCTCCAGGGACTACCAAAAGGGAACAGATTCCAGGATGATAGATAAGGGGAAGTTGTTACGTCTCCCTAAACAAGGTTTCTAATCAAAGGGGTTGTAACCGGGTTTCTTATAAAGGGTCTTTTTTTTTTCAAGTATTTCGGGCCGATATACAGCTTCGGGCCAAAGCTCTTTTTCGGTCTCTTCAATTCCAATTGAAACTACTTTTTCGCTGCACTCGAATATCTCAGTAACTTCTTTGATAATTGCTTTGGTAAGTTTTTGTTTTTGATCTTCACTGCGACCGGGATACATTTTGATTACGATGTGTGGCATAGTGCTCTCCAATAGGCTAAGACATAAAAACTATACTAATATTTACACCTAATTTAGGTAGTTTATAGCTTTTTAACTATTCCCTTTGATTATATGGAATCTATACATTTAACTGCCGATTATTTCCCATTACTTCTCCTTTTAAAGGTATATCTTAAGAATAGCTGTAAGGTTTAAGTGGGTTTTTACATAAGAGTGAAGAAAATGAAATTACTTTTAGGCGGACAAAGCAAGTGTGACAAAGAATGTGCTTCCATTGTGAATACAATCAAAAGTATAACATTATATTTGTTTTTATCTCTACCACTACATGCTCAAGATTTTTCTGATACCACTCGGGCAGACTGGGTTCCGCTTTTTAATAAAGTGAATCTTGATGGTTGGATACCCAAAGTGAATGGTTATGAAGCTGGGGTCAATCATCAAAATACTTGGATAGTCAAAGACAGCTTGCTAGTAACCGATTATGCAGATTACGAGGGTGATTATAAGCAACGGTTCGGGCACATGGGTTATGAAGAGCGCACCTTTTCGTATTTCATGTTACGAGTTCAGTACCAATTCTTTGGGGAGCTTTATAAAGGTGGGCCCAATTACGGAAAGTTTAACAGTGGGATTATGTGGCATTCAGAATCGGTTACAGAAATGGGTGTAGACCAAGCCTTTCCCAACAGTATAGAGACCCAGTTACTGGGGCCGGGTAATATATTCAATGATGGCTATACCGCCACACTGTGCACAGTTGAGCAGCTCACTTCTGTAGTAATTGATGGTGAAAGGCAATCCATATGTAATAAAGGTACTCAAGAGATTCCTATTGACGGTTTAGAATGGGTTACGGTAGAGCTACTGGTTCTTGGGGATTCCCTAGGGATGCATATTGTTGAGGGTAATGTTGCCATGGTATTTACGGATTTTGAATTTGAAGATGGTACTCCCCGGTCTGAGGGTTATATCTCGATACAATCCGAGGCTCAGCCCATTAAATTTAAAACCATTGAGATTATGTTGTTAGAAGGTTGCATGGACCAGGCTGCAAATAATTACCGCAAACGATTTATTAAAAACCTGCCAGAATCCTGTGATTATACAGCCCCGGTACTACGTGGGGTGGATGTTCGTGACCAAATTGAGGTGCGTTCTCTTGTGGAGCAGTTCTCTATTTATAACCCAGGAACAGAAAAACAAGATATTAAAGTTTTTAATTTACAGGGGACGTTGGTGACGTCCTTGTCTTTAGCTCCAGGTGCAACTAATTTAGTAGAAAAGGATCTTCACACTGGGGTATATCATATGTTGGTTAAATCTTTAAAAGGCGATTATCACAAACGATTTTTGGTACAGTGATTTAAAAGAAAGGGTACAAAGAAATTAATATCCTTCTCTTCTTTTTCTTTCTTGTGCCCCTCTTGCTTCATCTGGATTTGGCGTAAAAATCATGGCTTTTTGTTGATCAGCCACATTATCATTAAGGAACCGGTTCTTTTTCTGTTCTTTCTCTAATCTTGTTGCCAAGGAATTGTATTTTTCAAAAGTAACTACATCATCAGGCGTTTTTTTTAAGATACCGTTAAGAATTGTTAATGAGTCTTGA
Encoded here:
- a CDS encoding tautomerase family protein, with translation MPHIVIKMYPGRSEDQKQKLTKAIIKEVTEIFECSEKVVSIGIEETEKELWPEAVYRPEILEKKKTLYKKPGYNPFD
- a CDS encoding DUF1080 domain-containing protein → MGFYIRVKKMKLLLGGQSKCDKECASIVNTIKSITLYLFLSLPLHAQDFSDTTRADWVPLFNKVNLDGWIPKVNGYEAGVNHQNTWIVKDSLLVTDYADYEGDYKQRFGHMGYEERTFSYFMLRVQYQFFGELYKGGPNYGKFNSGIMWHSESVTEMGVDQAFPNSIETQLLGPGNIFNDGYTATLCTVEQLTSVVIDGERQSICNKGTQEIPIDGLEWVTVELLVLGDSLGMHIVEGNVAMVFTDFEFEDGTPRSEGYISIQSEAQPIKFKTIEIMLLEGCMDQAANNYRKRFIKNLPESCDYTAPVLRGVDVRDQIEVRSLVEQFSIYNPGTEKQDIKVFNLQGTLVTSLSLAPGATNLVEKDLHTGVYHMLVKSLKGDYHKRFLVQ